The following DNA comes from Haloarchaeobius salinus.
GAGGATAAGCAGCATCAGGTACACGGCGAGCACCGGCGGCTCCTCGCCGAACAGGCTGGTTATCAGGGGGTCAGACGAGCGCGCCGGGTCGACGACGAACAGGTGCGTGACGACCGCGATGAACGCGAGGACACCGAGGACGACCTCGACGCTCGACCCGAACAGGAGCCGCTGGTAGTCGTCGGGCGTCGGGAGCCGCCGGATGGAGTCGCCGAGGCGGAGCATCAGCGCGCTCCCGACCGCGGCGACGGCGACCGCCGCGGTCCCCGCCGGCACCGCCGACCAGAGGCCGTAGTACCACGCCAGCACGAGCAAGGCCGCCTCGAAGCCGAGCAGCTGGATGGTGACCGCCGCGCGCTCCGATAGCTCGATGCCGGGGAGCGCGCCGACGATGCTCTCGTACACCCAGGTCTCGCCGAACTGCTCCTCGGACTCGCGGGCTGGCCGCCCTGGCGTGTCGCCCGCGTCGTCGCTCGCCGCCGTGGACGTGCCCGACGCGGGGTCGCTCATGCTGGCTCCTCCACGGTGACGGGCGTCGGTGCTGCCGGGTCCGCGGCGAGCGCCTCGCGGACGGCCGTCTCGAACGGCGTCAGCTCGACGTCGACGTGGTCGGTGATGCTGTCGTCGGTGACGACCACCGGGTTCCGGAGGCCGGCGATGAGCGGCCGCGCGACGCCCTTGGGTACGTCGGTCACGAGGCCGACCCAGTACGCCGACAGCTCCGGCGAGAGGACCGGGACCGGGACCACACGGAGCCGCTGGCCGGTGACCCGCGCCGTCGTCTCCAGCATCCCGCGGTAGGTGAGTACGTCCGGACCGCCGATCTCGAACGTCCGGCCCGCCGTCTCCGGGGCGTCCAGCACGCCGACGAGGTACGCGACCACGTCGTCGATGGCGATGGGCTGGCACGGCGTCGACACCCACTTCGGCGTCACCATCACCGGCAGGCGCTTGACGAGCTGGTGGACCATCCGGAAGCTGGCGCTGCCCGCGCCGACGATGATTGCGGCCCGGAGCGTCGTCAGCTCGAACGCGCCCTCCTCGAGGAGGCGTTCGACCTCGCGGCGCGAGCGCAGGTGCTCCGAGAGCCGGTCGCGCTCCTCGCCGAGGCCGCCGAGGTAGACGACGCGGGAGACGCCGACCGCGTCCGCCGCGTCGACGAAGTTCCGTGCGGCGCGACGGTCGCGGTCCTCGAAGTCCTCGCCGGACTGCATGGAGTGGACGAGGTAGTACGCCGCGTCGACGCCATCGAACGCGGGTGGGAGCGTCTCGGGGTCGAGCAGGTCGCCGGTGACGACGGTCACGTCGTCGGGAGCGTCGTACCGGGCGGGGTCGCGGACGAGCGCGACCACGTCGTGGC
Coding sequences within:
- a CDS encoding DUF7530 family protein codes for the protein MSDPASGTSTAASDDAGDTPGRPARESEEQFGETWVYESIVGALPGIELSERAAVTIQLLGFEAALLVLAWYYGLWSAVPAGTAAVAVAAVGSALMLRLGDSIRRLPTPDDYQRLLFGSSVEVVLGVLAFIAVVTHLFVVDPARSSDPLITSLFGEEPPVLAVYLMLLILWDVAYRIGTGWWAGVVAIWRAYVYEFDHETSWAFARTDLLNLWFAVAQLLLVPFVLGRPVLSAVIVAHVCAVTLATSLSVGLSVRRQNDS
- a CDS encoding NAD(P)H-binding protein codes for the protein MRVLVTGATGFVGGNLVPALCDAGHDVVALVRDPARYDAPDDVTVVTGDLLDPETLPPAFDGVDAAYYLVHSMQSGEDFEDRDRRAARNFVDAADAVGVSRVVYLGGLGEERDRLSEHLRSRREVERLLEEGAFELTTLRAAIIVGAGSASFRMVHQLVKRLPVMVTPKWVSTPCQPIAIDDVVAYLVGVLDAPETAGRTFEIGGPDVLTYRGMLETTARVTGQRLRVVPVPVLSPELSAYWVGLVTDVPKGVARPLIAGLRNPVVVTDDSITDHVDVELTPFETAVREALAADPAAPTPVTVEEPA